In Micropterus dolomieu isolate WLL.071019.BEF.003 ecotype Adirondacks linkage group LG01, ASM2129224v1, whole genome shotgun sequence, the sequence gcaaattcctcatatatgtaaaaaaacaaaacaaaaaaaaactacttggcaataaagctctttctgattctgatgttcaCTTCAGTCCCCAGGTATTATCAGCAGCGTATCTTCCGATCCTGACTGGTGGGAAATCCTCTCCGCTTTTTAACAACACCCACACCTTCAGTCCTTATGAttggttttctgttttggtCAGGCCATGGTGCGGGGTTGGTGGGCGGTGCTCCGGATGGTGTCCTCCCAGGGAACGGCTGTGCTGAAATCAAACGTACCTCGCACCGGAAGAGCTGCAGCGCCGTGGCACAGACCTGTCCTATCCTGTTCTGTCCCATCTACGACTGCCTGCTGTAGAGCTATATTCAGGTAAGCCATGGCCCTGTAGGTTTCTGAAACCAGCTGAAGTCACGGTTTGAGGTTAAAGACAGCAAAGCCAGAGATAAGCCTCTTGACCCTAAGCTGAGTAATTTTGTCTGTGCTATTGATAGCTGAACTCTCCTGAAGCCTGCCTCTTTTGGTCTGGATGAACACCGTTGTCTTATaatgaaagacaaacaaattGCCAAATTCTACTTTTAAAAAGTCTTGCATTTGATCTGAATAGCTGCAGCCCAACATCATTTTGATAGTCCATCGTTTATGTCCTTTATTAATCAAtcatcaaaattttagaccaatttcaaaactgccttttattgcaaagattctagaaagaattgtgtccaaacagctgctcactgtactggaaaataacaaattattagaaaagtttcagtctggtttcaggaagtaccacagcactgagactgccctgcttaaagtcaccagtgaccttttaatgtctgctgatgatggcatgtgctcagtcctggtactcctggaccttagcgctgcttttgacaccattgatcacaacatcatgttagacagactgaggcactgggtggggatctctggtactgccctagaatggttttcatcctacctgtcaaataggaagttttgcgtgtctttaaacaactatgtctcttcgttctgtccagttaaatatggtgtgcctcaggggtcggtcttaggacccattttgttttccttgtatctgcttccccttggacatattatccataaacatggtatttcttttcatatttttgctgatgacacaaatgtacttgtccgtcagatccacagaccttggaatgctgagttcacttaacaactacctttgtgaagttaaaaaatggatgtcaaataatttcctccagctgaactccgacaaaacagaaatcctggtcattgggtcccagcagatggcaaaacaaatactgccatctgctggttccctagtaaatcacattaagcctgttgcaaagaaccttgatGTCTGGTTTgacagtaatttaaatttcgagcagcacaccacaaagcttgttcaatcatgtttttatcaacttagaaatatagctaaaattcgatctatgttaacttttaaggacaccgagaccattttacacgccttcatctcatcacgcctggattattgcaacagccttttcacttgtttaacccaaaaatctattgatcgactccagactgtccagaactcagctgccaggcttttaaccagaacaaagaaatatgaccacattacccctgtgTTAGCTTCANNNNNNNNNNNNNNNNNNNNNNNNNNNNNNNNNNNNNNNNNNNNNNNNNNNNNNNNNNNNNNNNNNNNNNNNNNNNNNNNNNNNNNNNNNNNNNNNNNNNttcatctcatcacgcctggattattgcaacagccttttcacttgtttaacccaaaaatctattgatcgactccagactgtccagaactcagctgccaggcttttaaccagaacaaagaaatatgaccacattacccctgtgttagcttcactacactgggGTATGcactcccagtatgttttagaactgactttaaaattgtattgatcacttttaaagctcttcatggcctctcgccttgttatatttctgaccttttagtcccatacacaccagcacataccttgagatcctcgggcagaggtctgttgtctgttccagagtctcgactgaaaactaaaggggacagagcgtttgctgtcagggccctgaggctctggaacagcctgcccgaggaaatcaggtcggctgagtcagtcttcaaacatacttttataggagagcctttctcaatcttatttgactttattgtatcccttttattttattctattttacttattttatatttatcttaaacgtgtattttagtcttttcaatgttttcttgcttttatcttgtattgtttttgtattattgtctttacacttgttaagcATTTTCTACATCCTTTAACTACATCACACAGTCTTCCTCGGCAGATGGAGTTGGTTCTCCAACTACTACAAAAGCAGtgggaatttattttttttgtcaaatactCCCTACTGTGTTCAGAATGCCATAATGCGCATTACGCATTAAACTATCAACTgtctgcctgctcctcctcctgtgcgTTGCAGTGAGGCGCGATACCTACAGTCTGCAGACAGAATGCCTGAGATAACCACAGACCACCTGGACCAGAAGCAGGTGCAGCTGCTGTCCGAGATGTGCATCCTCATCGACGAGAACGACCGCAAGATTGGAGCGGACACCAAGAAAAACTGCCACCTCAACTCCAACATCGACAAAGGTACCTGTCGGCCATGTTAAACTGCACCCACATGTCTCGCCTGTagtacatattttttattatttcagattatagttaatttgtttgtttttccaggtTTATTACACAGAGCTTTCAGCGTCTTCATTttcaacagcgaagagaagctGCTCTTACAACAGAGGTCTGACGCCAAAATCACTTTTCCAGGTTAGTGACGAATCCTTAAATCTCCCAGCTTAACCACTATCCATCATACTCATGCGATCCATTGGGTTAGCAGTAGCGTAATAAGAGAACTGAGCACTATTAATAGGCACTAGAAATGCGTTTAACtatctcctgtgtgtgtgtgtgtgtgtgtgtgtgtgtgtgtacaggctGTTTCACAAACACATGCTGCAGTCATCCtttacacacagacagtgagcTGGAGGAGAAGGATGCAATAGGAGTAAGGAGAGCTGCTCAGAGGAGACTTGAAGCTGAACTGGGGATCCCCATGGAACAGgttgggggtgtgtgtgtgtgttgaagacCTGGTTTCTGCATTTAATGGAGGAGGATAATTGAGGATCATGAAGAATCTTTCGTCTGATCTCCCCTGCCTTCCTGTTGCTCCTCAGGTGACACCAGATGAAATGACGTACCTGACAAGGATCCACTACCGGGCCCAGTCCGACGGGGTGTGGGGAGAACATGAGATTGACTACATCCTCTTCATGCAGAAGGTAGCGCTGCAATGTTTGCTGGACTGTTCCACCACTACACCCAgtcattgtaaaaaaaacaaaaagttttaaaCTGTTTCTCAAGGTGCAACTTTATGCCATTAATGTCATCTCCTGTCATGTTTTGTACAACATAagataataatataaacatgttATTTTGGTTCTCATCATACAAATTAAGCATGCCACGTATGCCATTTTGTTCTACCATCTTCATTTGGATTTGGAAGAGTAGCAGCTTGTTAAATAGGTTAGAAATCCAGTTTATTGAGCATTCAGATGGTTCTAGGAAATAATTTCAGAAAGGTAAGAAAGGGACAACTTGACAGTACCCAAACAGTCAAGTTGTGGGATGTAAATCCAAAACAATTAAAGTTAGAAttaaaagatgctaaaatgcagAGTCGGTTGATAATTCACTGGGTTCATCATTAAGACTGACAACTTTAA encodes:
- the idi1 gene encoding isopentenyl-diphosphate Delta-isomerase 1, with translation MVRGWWAVLRMVSSQGTAVLKSNVPRTGRAAAPWHRPVLSCSVPSTTACCRAIFSEARYLQSADRMPEITTDHLDQKQVQLLSEMCILIDENDRKIGADTKKNCHLNSNIDKGLLHRAFSVFIFNSEEKLLLQQRSDAKITFPGCFTNTCCSHPLHTDSELEEKDAIGVRRAAQRRLEAELGIPMEQVTPDEMTYLTRIHYRAQSDGVWGEHEIDYILFMQKDVELSPDPNEIKSHCYVSKEELKEMLEKAKRKELEITPWFSLIAETFLFKWWNNLHSLKQFIDHTKIHRM